The segment CCCGCCGGCGGACCAGCCGCACGACGCCCAGGATCGCGAGCGCCGCGAGCGCCAGGAGCAGGGCGAAGCGCAGGTAGCGGAACTCGGTCCACCCGTACTCGTCCATGCGGACCCAGACGGCACGGACGGCGAGGGGGAGCAGCACCAGGAGGAGCGCCGGGAAGACGCGGACCAGCCGCGCCACGCCCGTGTGCTCCGGGTCGCGGCGGAGGGGCTCCAGGAAGAGCGAGCCCAGGAAGCCGAAGAAGCCGGCCAGGAGGATGATTGGCGAGAGGAGGTTCTTCGGCATCCCCCCGGTCGCCACCACCTTGACGGCGTAGGCCAGGAGGATCGCCAGGTAGACGACGAGCACCGGGGCGTACAGGTACCGCCCCAGCAGCCGCACGGCGCGGGGGGCGCGGCCCTCGCCCGGGGGCCCGGCGACCAGCTCCGGGATCCCGCCCGCCACCACCCATGGCACCAGCGCGAAGAAGACGGCGCCGAACAGGTCCTGGTACAGGTGCTCCGGGGTCTTCAGCTCGAACAGCGAGGACACCGCGGCGACGGCGCCGGCGAGCGCGGCGAACAGCGCCAGCCCGTACGCCACCACCCCGACGATGCGCGCCAGCAGGAGGGTGTTGAAGCGCCAGAACTCCGCGCGCCTCCGCTCCGGGTCTGAGACCCCGACGGCGGGGACGAGCGACAGGGCCAGGAAGGCAGCTCCGAGAAGGGAGGCGAAGCGCCACGCCTCCCGGTCCAGCTCCGGATCGAAGACCAGCGCGCCGTATGCCGCCGCCCCGACGACGACCAGCGCCGTGCCGCCCCAGCGCATCGCGTCGTCCACGACGCCCCTCGCGCGCAGGACGCTCACCCCGAACACCAGCGGCAGGGCGAGCGCGGCGGGGACGGCGATCCGCGCCCACCCGTCCATCTCCTCGCGGCGCAGGAACACGGAAAAGGAGAGGGCCGCGACCAGCCCGAGGACGATCTCGACCGGCGCGAGGCGGAAGGCGCCCGCGGCGTCGCGGGCGTAGTTGCGGAGCGCTTCGGGGATGCGGGGCACGGGGTCTCGGCGAGCGTCGGGACAAGCGAACGGCGGGACCGCGCAATGTACGCGGCCCCGCCGTCGGCCGTCCAGCGGAGCTCAGTGGTGGTGTTCCCCGTGTCCGCCCTGCCCCGCGAGCTCGCGGAAGCGGGGGTCCGCCCGCAGCGGGTGCCACCACCAGTTGTGCTCGAACCCGTGCGTCGGGTTGACAGCCGCATACCGTCTCAGCGCCCGGATCGCACCGTCCTCGTCGCCCGCGATGACCCGCATGTGCGCCGCGAGGATCAGCAGCTCGAAGTTCGGATCCACAGTGTGGTCCAGTCGCTGCTCGGTACGCTGCAGCACCGCCCGGGCACTGTCGGGCATCCCCGCCCGCGCGATGGCGCCCGCGGCGAGGATCCGCCCCTTCAG is part of the Longimicrobiaceae bacterium genome and harbors:
- a CDS encoding DUF4153 domain-containing protein; this translates as MPRIPEALRNYARDAAGAFRLAPVEIVLGLVAALSFSVFLRREEMDGWARIAVPAALALPLVFGVSVLRARGVVDDAMRWGGTALVVVGAAAYGALVFDPELDREAWRFASLLGAAFLALSLVPAVGVSDPERRRAEFWRFNTLLLARIVGVVAYGLALFAALAGAVAAVSSLFELKTPEHLYQDLFGAVFFALVPWVVAGGIPELVAGPPGEGRAPRAVRLLGRYLYAPVLVVYLAILLAYAVKVVATGGMPKNLLSPIILLAGFFGFLGSLFLEPLRRDPEHTGVARLVRVFPALLLVLLPLAVRAVWVRMDEYGWTEFRYLRFALLLALAALAILGVVRLVRRREPLLLLVPVVLGATLLLSAVGPWGASAVSRRSQETRLREGLRQAGLLENGRYARPLPPPDSIDQPHGDTGRTIPQPLHGQITGAVTYLFESHGPESLRDVFPSGLSRYQDGWRLAAALPIRPGCAPGQEPQGIHLHLPGGAAVPGLVGGTLYRLERSGRRDAPEPGMGGVQLQLGETDVQVHSLAPERWTARVELGGVVERVAARGRGDCGSAARFGSDVLSPAEAVYPLMDQAGRARGQLVLTQLAAARRSPDPRTRAATGPFLLESVSGLVIVTE